Genomic DNA from Salinibacter pepae:
TACCTCCCCGGCGTCGCGGGCGTGCTGGAGATCCAGCCGCCGGGGGCGGACGCCTGGACGATCATCGCGCTCATGAGCCTCGTGCCGCTGGCAGTGGGGCAGGGGGTGTTGGGGGTGCGGGGGTACCTCAGAGTGTCGAGCGAGAAAAGGACTGCGGTGGACTCGTTACGGTAAGAAGAACCGGTTTTTCATTCTAAGAGGTAGAAAAACGATAAGCGCTTACCGCACAGCTAACGCGCGGTTTAGTTCAGAGGGGACTTGAGGGTCGTTCAGGCGATTCTCGGGCATTCCGTGCAGCGCCTGTCGGAACGGTGCGCTCACCTTGCGCCATAAACGCTTGACGCTGCAGCGGATGAGATTTTCGGATAGGACAACATTTTATATAGCAAGGAAAACTAAGACTGGAGGTATTAGACAAAAAAGTACTGGCTTCCAGTATATTCTCAAATTCCATTTTATTATATAAAAATTTTTTTCTATGCATCCTAAGTCGAAATGGTCGTTATTTGCTCTAAAGTAATCGAAATCATCTCTCTCGTGGTTTTGCGCGTACTTGTCTAACACATTGTTATATCTTTTTATTAAATTTTCTATTTCCTCATATTTAACATTTCCTTTATCCAAAACTATATCTAGCTTTCGTAGTAATTTTGCTAATTCTCTTCCACACATTACAAATCGCTCCGACTTTACCATATAGCTTTTCCCAGACTCAAAAACACTTAAGACTAGTATACCTATCGAAGATGTAATAGAGGCTATATACAGGTATCTACTCGTCTCGCCAGTTATGTTGAGCAATAATGGTAGTATAGATATTATCAATACATACAAAGATATTACGCTTATCGCCCCGAGTGACCACCAGTGCATCCTTCGACATCTCCGGTGTGCATTCATTCTTGCTTCACGAGTATACCAAATTTGTCTCCTGAGACGCTCAGCGCTTTGTATTGCTGACTCGCACTCGGACATGTCAATTTTTGGATTTAAAAAGAGGCGAGGGAGCCCAGATGTCCACGACGATGCTCCCCAGCCCAACAGGGGTACTGGAGATCTACGGGCCTCTCGGCCTAAGATTACATGCACTCCAAGCTAACCCAAGAGCCGGCAGCTTGGAGTTTCCCCGTGGAGGGTAATTAACTACCAGCACGGGTAGGCCCCCTCGCCTAACTCAGTGTACCGGCGTCGGATTCAAGAGTTGAAATAACCTGGTCCTTTTCCCTTCTGAACAGTTTTTCTATTTCGTCAGTCGAGTACTGTTCAGACGGATCAACTAAACCGCGCTCCAGAAGATAGTGATACTTCTTCTTTGGGTTGTTGAGAGCATCATAGTTGCGAATGTATCCACCCCGGGGATTACTTTGAGCTTCCCAGTAGGCCCTGGCAATACGTTGGAGCGAAGAGGGTACTTCTTGGAAGCAGGGGGATCGACCAAAAAAGTCTCGAACTATAGCGTCAATACGATGAAGAAGCTCTTCATCATTTATCTCTACATAGTAGAATATCCACCCATATCGTCTATCTTCCGATATCACTCCAGTCAACCTATTGTTAAGCGACTCTACGAATATTCTTTTCAAATCAGAGTCTTCGACGTTATCTCTTTTTCTTTTCTCTTCTTCGAAGTTTTCTCGTATATAAGTGAATTTTGCGGCTAAGGAATCGATAAATTCATCGACACTCTTCTTTCTAACTGTGACGTTTTCTCCCTTAAAGTAATATCCTAGATATTGGAAACCGCTATCAGTCTTTATCGGATGGCTTTTGTCGCTATTTAGGCTAAGCCCCCCTCTATTATTAAGCTCATTACCCAACATAGTCACTACGCTACTCAAGCTGTCAGCTTTCCAGAATATTATAATGTCGTCAACGTATCTCTCGTAAAATGCAAATTTTTGCCTCATATTATGATCGAGTCCCTCTAGGCATATCTCTGCCAGTATGTTCGAAATAGACAAACCTTGGGGGATACCTTTTCCTTTCTTGTATTTGTCTTTATCTGTATATCTATAATTCTTAGGCACTGTGGGT
This window encodes:
- a CDS encoding SLATT domain-containing protein encodes the protein MSECESAIQSAERLRRQIWYTREARMNAHRRCRRMHWWSLGAISVISLYVLIISILPLLLNITGETSRYLYIASITSSIGILVLSVFESGKSYMVKSERFVMCGRELAKLLRKLDIVLDKGNVKYEEIENLIKRYNNVLDKYAQNHERDDFDYFRANNDHFDLGCIEKNFYIIKWNLRIYWKPVLFCLIPPVLVFLAI
- a CDS encoding reverse transcriptase domain-containing protein; its protein translation is MEDEVFDTRFSLDNLRAVYEEEIAGRGGAGMDGVSPSRFEEQKAEQFQIIRRKCRDGTYTFTPYREVLKSRGRNKKPRVISIPTVRDRIVLLILKDILHDIFDDCVNRSLPNQVIRRLKEFYLSDKSNDKKIYRADIESFYGDIEYEYLEHKLRSRIDSERIINLLLRAIKTPTVPKNYRYTDKDKYKKGKGIPQGLSISNILAEICLEGLDHNMRQKFAFYERYVDDIIIFWKADSLSSVVTMLGNELNNRGGLSLNSDKSHPIKTDSGFQYLGYYFKGENVTVRKKSVDEFIDSLAAKFTYIRENFEEEKRKRDNVEDSDLKRIFVESLNNRLTGVISEDRRYGWIFYYVEINDEELLHRIDAIVRDFFGRSPCFQEVPSSLQRIARAYWEAQSNPRGGYIRNYDALNNPKKKYHYLLERGLVDPSEQYSTDEIEKLFRREKDQVISTLESDAGTLS